The Osmerus eperlanus chromosome 15, fOsmEpe2.1, whole genome shotgun sequence genome includes a window with the following:
- the myripb gene encoding rab effector MyRIP isoform X1, with amino-acid sequence MGRKLDLSGLTDDEAEHVLKVVQRDMKLRKKEEDRLSEMKQELAEEGSRCSILARQHRFNEHCCIRCCAPFTFLLNPKRPCLDCCFNICKTCRTYSKRERAWLCSACQKTRILRTQSLEWYYNNVKSRFKRFGSAKVLKTLYRKHIIERGTLSELPESSINEGSNENDGSVCGSDSTFYRQSDEHSMADTLTVALRVAEEAIEEAIAKAEEFSDSLEKQNEARYLRDHKEELIEELATTIVQKIIQRRKRSEMQSEYDFVWPQSQSQSQGRPGELPSPPQTPHADLAQGSQAQLHSSYSLWRSRSAFSLTSDDSPEKLSEGGVGAGGGLQHYTSLKRDSKASSLPSWKSVDRLDNSSASSVLQSPDGNWMALQSSQLSRPSLLTKRKSLVFSVLEKESGVVSAYDEMGSASESDREDKGGWASALMQFRRKLSDETYYTDSQHDPEWTYTQHLPVTSPSSGQYTNTETLNTDSEPSSVPSARPRKPPHNLGKKKAPPDSQLHPHHQHQHPQRHPPHHHHPQQNPPSFPHRPEALDVNFNPKVTGDSSEAEERQVDPIRRSRRRRKSKREPAEQGRGGNQPHKQPAPPTTVQENSGFLLGALLKRGMSDEKPPHDIPVPMMEASTSDVMTPEPGDLDTVAPISAAPSPPRLDPQAPLTPLDLGPHSLSSSGPGSGDTLEQEVRSKLSEMVSRANSKEITSSEDETSKRLGERPLDRGSDRQQDKPRLRERPSFKEREKPREVQEQVNGPDLKRRETLMESPVLREEERLKARRLETGGKSWEEKSDDSRGEKRLVKREESRQNKRQQRREVDREPEKGTERTEKKAGSTPSSPAISPSLLEGALSEGQEGQNGLDLQQRLQLLSSLLQQKDTAASLCSITTEVLKVLNATQELIGEAGSGSATPSESMSAHESSISSSCETRRLDQRLTKMEENVYLAAGAVYGLEGELGDLEDCARSINSGTSDRDLAFLEDQVATAAAQVQQSELQISDIEARISALKTAGLNVTVCTRKYNPKPQPQTLDSSRQQRRKLPAPPVKGITTDMTLQRTPTFNDMVFVIYLLSIRFVLRGVSAMTCKPHPRPTNSVDSLMSMSNVWQSEGSLRPKGRSYAACSVQCVSMVH; translated from the exons gATTCTAAGGACCCAGTCTCTGGAATGGTACTACAACAACGTCAAGAGTCGCTTCAAACGCTTCGGTAGCGCCAAGGTCTTGAAGACTCTGTACAGGAAGCACATCATAGAGAGAGGAACCCTCTCCGAACTCCCAG AGAGCAGTATCAACGAAGGAAGCAACGAAAAcgatggcagtgtgtgtggcagtgactCCACCTTCTACAGGCAGAGCGATG aacACAGCATGGCAGATACCCTTACAGTTGCTTTGCGCGTCGCTGAAGAAGCCATAGAGGAAGCCATTGCCAAGGCAGAAGAGTTCAGTGACAGCTTG gagaaaCAGAATGAGGCTCGATATCTACGGGACCACAAAGAGGAACTTATAGAGGAACTTGCTACAACCATTGTACAGAAA ataatTCAGAGGAGGAAGCGTTCAGAGATGCAATCTGAGTATGACTTTGTGTGGCCCCAGTCTCAGAGCCAGTCCCAGGGCCGACCTGGCGAgttaccctcccccccccagaccccccatgCTGACCTGGCTCAGGGCTCCCAGGCCCAGCTACACAGCTCGTACTCCCTCTGG AGATCCAGGTCAGCCTTCTCCCTGACCAGTGACGACTCCCCAGAGAAACTgtcagaggggggggtgggggcgggcggGGGCTTGCAGCACTACACCTCCCTGAAGAGGGACTCCAAGGCCTCGTCGCTGCCCAGCTGGAAGAGTGTGGACCGCCTGGATAACTcca gtgcgtCCTCTGTGCTCCAGAGCCCAGACGGTAACTGGATGGCCCTGCAGAGTTCCCAGCTGTCCCGCCCCAGCCTGCTCACCAAGAGGAAGAGCCTGGTCTTCAGCGTGCTGGAGAAGGAGTCCGGCGTCGTCTCCGCCTACGACGAGATGGGCTCCGCCTCCGAGTCGGACCGCGAGGACAAGGGGGGCTGGGCCTCGGCCCTGATGCAGTTCCGCAGGAAGCTGTCGGATGAGACGTACTACACCGACTCCCAGCACGATCCAGAGTGGACTTACACCCAGCACCTCCCTGTCACCTCGCCATCCTCGGGGCAGTACACCAACACAGAGACCCTCAACACCGACTCCGAGCCCTCGTCCGTCCCCTCCGCTCGCCCCCGCAAGCCCCCTCACAACCTGGGGAAGAAGAAAGCCCCCCCGGACTCCCAGCTgcacccccaccaccagcaccaacaTCCCCAGCgtcatcctcctcatcaccatcatccccagcagaaccccccctccttcccgcACCGCCCCGAGGCCCTGGATGTGAACTTTAACCCCAAGGTGACGGGGGACAGCAGCGAGGCGGAGGAGCGCCAGGTTGACCCCATCAGGAGGTCGCGGCGACGCAGGAAGAGCAAGAGGGAACCGGCtgaacaggggagggggggcaaccAGCCCCACAAGCAGCCTGCGCCGCCCACTACAGTACAG GAGAACAGTGGTTTCCTGCTCGGCGCCCTGTTGAAGAGGGGAATGAGTGATGAGAAGCCGCCCCATGACATTCCCGTGCCCATGATGGAGGCCTCCACCTCGGATGTCATGACCCCAGAGCCCGGGGACCTGGACACAGTTGCCCCTATCTCTGCTGCCCCTAGCCCCCCCCGCCTGGACCCCCaggcccccctgaccccccttgACCTTGGCCCCCACTCGCTCAGCAGCTCTGGACCAGGTTCTGGAGACACCCTGGAGCAGGAGGTCCGCTCCAAACTGAGCGAGATGGTCAGCCGGGCCAACAGCAAGGAAATTACATCGTCTGAGGACGAGACGAGCAAACGCCTCGGAGAGAGGCCGCTGGACAGAGGAAgtgacagacagcaggacaagccgagactgagagaaagaccCAGCtttaaggagagggagaaaccaAGAGAAGTGCAAGAGCAGGTGAACGGGCCCGACCTGAAAAGGAGAGAAACGCTCATGGAAAGTCCTGtgttgagagaggaagagagactcaAGGCAAGGAGGTTGGAGACAGGGGGAAAGAGTTGGGAAGAGAAATCAGATGACagcagaggagaaaagagattggtgaagagagaggagagcaggcaaAACAAGAggcaacagaggagagaggtggacagagaaccagagaagggAACAGAACGAACGGAGAAGAAGGCCGgatccactccctcctcccctgccatttccccttctctcctggaGGGGGCGCTGTCAGAGGGACAG GAGGGCCAGAATGGGCTGGATCTACAGCAGAGACTACAgttactctcctctctcttacagcAG AAGGACACGGCGGCGTCTCTGTGCAGCATTACCACGGAGGTCCTAAAGGTGCTCAACGCCACGCAGGAGCTGataggcgaggctggcagtggcaGCGCCACCCCTTCCGAGTCCATGAGTGCCCACGAGTCCTCCATCTCCAGCAGCTGTGAGACACGCAGACTGGACCAGAGACTCACCAAGATGGAGGAAAAT GTGTACCTGGCTGCAGGAGCGGTGTACGGCCTAGAGGGGGAACTGGGGGATCTGGAGGATTGTGCGCGCAGCATCAACAGTGGCACCTCAGACAGAGACCTGGCCTTCCTGGAGGACCAGGTGGCCACGGCTGCCGCCCAGGTGCAGCAGTCTGAGCTCCAG ATTTCTGATATTGAGGCTAGGATATCCGCTCTGAAAACAGCTGGCTTGAACGTCACAGTCTGCACGCGCAAGTACAATCCGAaaccccag CCTCAAACCCTTGACTCATCACGCCAACAAAGGAGAAAGCTTCCGGCTCCCCCAGTCAAAGGTATCACAACAGACATGACCCTCCAGCGAACTCCTACCTTCAACGATATGGTCTTTGTGATTTATCTGTTATCAATTAGGTTCGTGTTGAGGGGAGTGTCAGCCATGACCTGCAAGCCACATCCCAGACCGACAAATTCTGTAGACAGTTTAATGTCAATGTCAAATGTGTGGCAGAGCGAGGGTAGCCTTCGGCCGAAAGGACGATCTTACGCAGCTTGTTCTGTTCAATGTGTGAGCATGGTTCATTGA
- the myripb gene encoding rab effector MyRIP isoform X2 yields MGRKLDLSGLTDDEAEHVLKVVQRDMKLRKKEEDRLSEMKQELAEEGSRCSILARQHRFNEHCCIRCCAPFTFLLNPKRPCLDCCFNICKTCRTYSKRERAWLCSACQKTRILRTQSLEWYYNNVKSRFKRFGSAKVLKTLYRKHIIERGTLSELPESSINEGSNENDGSVCGSDSTFYRQSDEHSMADTLTVALRVAEEAIEEAIAKAEEFSDSLEKQNEARYLRDHKEELIEELATTIVQKIIQRRKRSEMQSEYDFVWPQSQSQSQGRPGELPSPPQTPHADLAQGSQAQLHSSYSLWRSRSAFSLTSDDSPEKLSEGGVGAGGGLQHYTSLKRDSKASSLPSWKSVDRLDNSSASSVLQSPDGNWMALQSSQLSRPSLLTKRKSLVFSVLEKESGVVSAYDEMGSASESDREDKGGWASALMQFRRKLSDETYYTDSQHDPEWTYTQHLPVTSPSSGQYTNTETLNTDSEPSSVPSARPRKPPHNLGKKKAPPDSQLHPHHQHQHPQRHPPHHHHPQQNPPSFPHRPEALDVNFNPKVTGDSSEAEERQVDPIRRSRRRRKSKREPAEQGRGGNQPHKQPAPPTTVQENSGFLLGALLKRGMSDEKPPHDIPVPMMEASTSDVMTPEPGDLDTVAPISAAPSPPRLDPQAPLTPLDLGPHSLSSSGPGSGDTLEQEVRSKLSEMVSRANSKEITSSEDETSKRLGERPLDRGSDRQQDKPRLRERPSFKEREKPREVQEQVNGPDLKRRETLMESPVLREEERLKARRLETGGKSWEEKSDDSRGEKRLVKREESRQNKRQQRREVDREPEKGTERTEKKAGSTPSSPAISPSLLEGALSEGQKDTAASLCSITTEVLKVLNATQELIGEAGSGSATPSESMSAHESSISSSCETRRLDQRLTKMEENVYLAAGAVYGLEGELGDLEDCARSINSGTSDRDLAFLEDQVATAAAQVQQSELQISDIEARISALKTAGLNVTVCTRKYNPKPQPQTLDSSRQQRRKLPAPPVKGITTDMTLQRTPTFNDMVFVIYLLSIRFVLRGVSAMTCKPHPRPTNSVDSLMSMSNVWQSEGSLRPKGRSYAACSVQCVSMVH; encoded by the exons gATTCTAAGGACCCAGTCTCTGGAATGGTACTACAACAACGTCAAGAGTCGCTTCAAACGCTTCGGTAGCGCCAAGGTCTTGAAGACTCTGTACAGGAAGCACATCATAGAGAGAGGAACCCTCTCCGAACTCCCAG AGAGCAGTATCAACGAAGGAAGCAACGAAAAcgatggcagtgtgtgtggcagtgactCCACCTTCTACAGGCAGAGCGATG aacACAGCATGGCAGATACCCTTACAGTTGCTTTGCGCGTCGCTGAAGAAGCCATAGAGGAAGCCATTGCCAAGGCAGAAGAGTTCAGTGACAGCTTG gagaaaCAGAATGAGGCTCGATATCTACGGGACCACAAAGAGGAACTTATAGAGGAACTTGCTACAACCATTGTACAGAAA ataatTCAGAGGAGGAAGCGTTCAGAGATGCAATCTGAGTATGACTTTGTGTGGCCCCAGTCTCAGAGCCAGTCCCAGGGCCGACCTGGCGAgttaccctcccccccccagaccccccatgCTGACCTGGCTCAGGGCTCCCAGGCCCAGCTACACAGCTCGTACTCCCTCTGG AGATCCAGGTCAGCCTTCTCCCTGACCAGTGACGACTCCCCAGAGAAACTgtcagaggggggggtgggggcgggcggGGGCTTGCAGCACTACACCTCCCTGAAGAGGGACTCCAAGGCCTCGTCGCTGCCCAGCTGGAAGAGTGTGGACCGCCTGGATAACTcca gtgcgtCCTCTGTGCTCCAGAGCCCAGACGGTAACTGGATGGCCCTGCAGAGTTCCCAGCTGTCCCGCCCCAGCCTGCTCACCAAGAGGAAGAGCCTGGTCTTCAGCGTGCTGGAGAAGGAGTCCGGCGTCGTCTCCGCCTACGACGAGATGGGCTCCGCCTCCGAGTCGGACCGCGAGGACAAGGGGGGCTGGGCCTCGGCCCTGATGCAGTTCCGCAGGAAGCTGTCGGATGAGACGTACTACACCGACTCCCAGCACGATCCAGAGTGGACTTACACCCAGCACCTCCCTGTCACCTCGCCATCCTCGGGGCAGTACACCAACACAGAGACCCTCAACACCGACTCCGAGCCCTCGTCCGTCCCCTCCGCTCGCCCCCGCAAGCCCCCTCACAACCTGGGGAAGAAGAAAGCCCCCCCGGACTCCCAGCTgcacccccaccaccagcaccaacaTCCCCAGCgtcatcctcctcatcaccatcatccccagcagaaccccccctccttcccgcACCGCCCCGAGGCCCTGGATGTGAACTTTAACCCCAAGGTGACGGGGGACAGCAGCGAGGCGGAGGAGCGCCAGGTTGACCCCATCAGGAGGTCGCGGCGACGCAGGAAGAGCAAGAGGGAACCGGCtgaacaggggagggggggcaaccAGCCCCACAAGCAGCCTGCGCCGCCCACTACAGTACAG GAGAACAGTGGTTTCCTGCTCGGCGCCCTGTTGAAGAGGGGAATGAGTGATGAGAAGCCGCCCCATGACATTCCCGTGCCCATGATGGAGGCCTCCACCTCGGATGTCATGACCCCAGAGCCCGGGGACCTGGACACAGTTGCCCCTATCTCTGCTGCCCCTAGCCCCCCCCGCCTGGACCCCCaggcccccctgaccccccttgACCTTGGCCCCCACTCGCTCAGCAGCTCTGGACCAGGTTCTGGAGACACCCTGGAGCAGGAGGTCCGCTCCAAACTGAGCGAGATGGTCAGCCGGGCCAACAGCAAGGAAATTACATCGTCTGAGGACGAGACGAGCAAACGCCTCGGAGAGAGGCCGCTGGACAGAGGAAgtgacagacagcaggacaagccgagactgagagaaagaccCAGCtttaaggagagggagaaaccaAGAGAAGTGCAAGAGCAGGTGAACGGGCCCGACCTGAAAAGGAGAGAAACGCTCATGGAAAGTCCTGtgttgagagaggaagagagactcaAGGCAAGGAGGTTGGAGACAGGGGGAAAGAGTTGGGAAGAGAAATCAGATGACagcagaggagaaaagagattggtgaagagagaggagagcaggcaaAACAAGAggcaacagaggagagaggtggacagagaaccagagaagggAACAGAACGAACGGAGAAGAAGGCCGgatccactccctcctcccctgccatttccccttctctcctggaGGGGGCGCTGTCAGAGGGACAG AAGGACACGGCGGCGTCTCTGTGCAGCATTACCACGGAGGTCCTAAAGGTGCTCAACGCCACGCAGGAGCTGataggcgaggctggcagtggcaGCGCCACCCCTTCCGAGTCCATGAGTGCCCACGAGTCCTCCATCTCCAGCAGCTGTGAGACACGCAGACTGGACCAGAGACTCACCAAGATGGAGGAAAAT GTGTACCTGGCTGCAGGAGCGGTGTACGGCCTAGAGGGGGAACTGGGGGATCTGGAGGATTGTGCGCGCAGCATCAACAGTGGCACCTCAGACAGAGACCTGGCCTTCCTGGAGGACCAGGTGGCCACGGCTGCCGCCCAGGTGCAGCAGTCTGAGCTCCAG ATTTCTGATATTGAGGCTAGGATATCCGCTCTGAAAACAGCTGGCTTGAACGTCACAGTCTGCACGCGCAAGTACAATCCGAaaccccag CCTCAAACCCTTGACTCATCACGCCAACAAAGGAGAAAGCTTCCGGCTCCCCCAGTCAAAGGTATCACAACAGACATGACCCTCCAGCGAACTCCTACCTTCAACGATATGGTCTTTGTGATTTATCTGTTATCAATTAGGTTCGTGTTGAGGGGAGTGTCAGCCATGACCTGCAAGCCACATCCCAGACCGACAAATTCTGTAGACAGTTTAATGTCAATGTCAAATGTGTGGCAGAGCGAGGGTAGCCTTCGGCCGAAAGGACGATCTTACGCAGCTTGTTCTGTTCAATGTGTGAGCATGGTTCATTGA
- the prlh2 gene encoding prolactin releasing hormone 2, giving the protein MLPERVACPVGECVLASRWLTAALTVLLLLSMSVTCAHSTTVEHDFHIVHNVDNRSPEIDPFWYVGRGVRPIGRFGKRNSRVGSSEGLRPVVNTLEMLLDAIRSKEDLVKVLHGEDPDWLP; this is encoded by the exons ATGTTGCCTGAAAGAGTGGCTTGCCCGGTGGGAGAGTGCGTTCTGGCCTCTCGCTGGTTGACGGCAGCGCTTACCGTCCTTTTGCTTCTCTCCATGAGTGTCACCTGCGCTCATAGTACTACAGTGGAGCATGATTTCCATATCGTCCACAATGTCGACAACAGAA GTCCAGAGATAGACCCCTTCTGGTACGTGGGGCGTGGCGTGCGGCCCATCGGGCGCTTTGGGAAGCGGAACAGCAGGGTCGGTTCTAGCGAAGGGTTGCGTCCTGTGGTTAACACCCTGGAGATGCTCCTGGATGCCATCAGGAGCAAGGAGGACCTTGTGAAGGTGCTCCATGGGGAAGACCCTGACTGGTTACCATGA
- the zfand1 gene encoding AN1-type zinc finger protein 1 has translation MLTFWTVMAELDIGDHCRLKTCYQKDFLPFVCDGCKGVFCVEHRSRESHSCPELPVKKEVQTSGGGITSYPCTFQDCKGRELLPVVCPHCEKHFCLGHRHQDDHKCEKLEMPKPRMAATQELVKRIVESKKDMPASKGRKGAKNSATAAKVALMKLKLHAVGDKGLPQVERTYFQVYLPQEGKDPSLPMFFCSKWSVGKVVDYAASLASLKNSNNILTAKKLRLCHPQTGEALRMDDTLLSLLAQPESPLHNGGNVILEYLDNDCSTLDDVSAYVPLS, from the exons ATGTTGACATTTTGGACAGTAATGGCTGAACTGGACATTGGTGATCATTGTCGGCTCAAAACCTGCTATCAGAAAG ACTTTTTGCCGTTTGTGTGCGATGGCTGCAAGGGAGTTTTTTG CGTTGAACACAGAAGTCGAGAGTCACATTCATGCCCAGAG TTGCCTGTGAAGAAAGAGGTTCAGACGTCCGGAGGAGGCATCACTAGCTATCCCTGCACATTCCAGGACTGCAAAGGAAGAGAGTTGCTACCAGTTGTATGTCCACACTGCGAAAAACATTTCTGTTTGGG CCATCGTCATCAAGATGACCACAAGTGTGAGAAACTGGAGATGCCAAAGCCCCGGATGGCAGCCACGCAAGAGCTGGTGAAAAGAATTGTTG AGTCGAAGAAAGACATGCCAGCAAGTAAAGGTCGCAAAGGAGCCAAGAACAGTGCAACTGCAGCAAAAGTGGCACTGATGAAGTTAAAGCTCCACGCTGTAGGAGACAAGGGGTTGCCTCAG GTAGAAAGGACCTATTTCCAAGTCTACCTTCCCCAAGAAGGCAAGGACCCCAGCCTGCCCATGTTCTTCTGTTCCAAGTGGAGTGTGGGGAAAGTAGTGGACTATGCAGCTTCACTGGCTAGTCTCAAGAACAGCAACAACATACTAACTGCTAAG AAGCTTCGTCTGTGCCATCCCCAGACTGGGGAGGCCCTGAGGATGGACGACACCCTGTTGTCACTGCTGGCCCAACCTGAGTCGCCCCTCCACAATGGGGGCAACGTGATCCTGGAGTACCTGGACAATGACTGCAGCACCCTGGACGATGTGTCTGCCTATGTTCCCCTGTCctga
- the chmp4c gene encoding charged multivesicular body protein 4c isoform X1: MSKISKMFKGSSSGSSSSSKSRHRGQRTGPSSQEAIHRLRETEEMLTKKQEYLEKKIEQEIAIAKKNGMKNKRAALQALKRKKRYEQQLTQIDGTLSTIEFQREALENANTNTEVLKNMGFAAKAIKSVHQNMDLEKIDSLMQDITEQQEVAQEICDAISRPFGEVFDEDELLAELAELEQEELEESMKNMGRLPRVPSSKLPSVQPSQRTKSKKRVDDDNDMQMLAAWATH; the protein is encoded by the exons ATGAGTAAAATTTCTAAAATGTTTAAGGGCAGCTCTTCAGGTTCTTCAAGCTCGTCAAAATCGAGACACAGGGGACAGCGCACCGGACCTTCCTCTCAGGAAGCCATTCACAGACTTAGGGAAACAGAGGAAATGCTAACCAAAAAGCAAGAGTATCTGGAGAAGAAAATAGAGCAAGAAATTGCGATAGCGAAGAAGAACGGCATGAAGAACAAACGgg CCGCCCTACAGGCTCTGAAGAGGAAGAAACGCTATGAGCAGCAGCTCACCCAAATTGATGGAACCCTGTCCACCATCGAGTTCCAGAGGGAGGCGCTAGAGAATGCCAACACTAACACAGAGGTGCTGAAGAACATGGGCTTTGCAGCCAAGGCCATCAAGAGTGTCCACCAGAACAT ggACCTGGAGAAGATAGATTCTCTGATGCAGGATATAACAGAGCAACAGGAAGTGGCTCAGGAAATATGTGATGCTATCTCGCGACCTTTCGGTGAGGTGTTTGATGAG GATGAGCTCCTGGCAGAACTGGCAGAGTTGGAGcaagaggagctggaggagagcatGAAGAACATGGGCAGACTGCCTCGTGTGCCCTCCTCCAAACTGCCCTCTGTCCAGCCCAGTCAGCGCACCA AATCCAAGAAGAGGGTGGACGATGACAACGACATGCAGATGTTAGCAGCCTGGGCAACTCACTAA
- the chmp4c gene encoding charged multivesicular body protein 4c isoform X2, protein MLTKKQEYLEKKIEQEIAIAKKNGMKNKRAALQALKRKKRYEQQLTQIDGTLSTIEFQREALENANTNTEVLKNMGFAAKAIKSVHQNMDLEKIDSLMQDITEQQEVAQEICDAISRPFGEVFDEDELLAELAELEQEELEESMKNMGRLPRVPSSKLPSVQPSQRTKSKKRVDDDNDMQMLAAWATH, encoded by the exons ATGCTAACCAAAAAGCAAGAGTATCTGGAGAAGAAAATAGAGCAAGAAATTGCGATAGCGAAGAAGAACGGCATGAAGAACAAACGgg CCGCCCTACAGGCTCTGAAGAGGAAGAAACGCTATGAGCAGCAGCTCACCCAAATTGATGGAACCCTGTCCACCATCGAGTTCCAGAGGGAGGCGCTAGAGAATGCCAACACTAACACAGAGGTGCTGAAGAACATGGGCTTTGCAGCCAAGGCCATCAAGAGTGTCCACCAGAACAT ggACCTGGAGAAGATAGATTCTCTGATGCAGGATATAACAGAGCAACAGGAAGTGGCTCAGGAAATATGTGATGCTATCTCGCGACCTTTCGGTGAGGTGTTTGATGAG GATGAGCTCCTGGCAGAACTGGCAGAGTTGGAGcaagaggagctggaggagagcatGAAGAACATGGGCAGACTGCCTCGTGTGCCCTCCTCCAAACTGCCCTCTGTCCAGCCCAGTCAGCGCACCA AATCCAAGAAGAGGGTGGACGATGACAACGACATGCAGATGTTAGCAGCCTGGGCAACTCACTAA